The nucleotide sequence GTCGTCATTTATGACAACCCGTACCCCACCAACTACTATCTTGGCACCGACGAAATCATCGAGTTGGCGGCCGCGAATGCCACCATCGTCGGCGTGAAAGTTACCGACCCCAACGTGCAGAAGGTGAGCGCGCTGAAGTCACGCAGCGACATGCTCGTTTACACCGGCGACGACTTCATCGCCTGGCGCATGCTCTGCCGTGGGGCCGACGGCGCCATGCTGGCCTATCCCATGATCCTGCCGGAGACGTTTGCCCGCATGTATCGCCTCCATCAAGAAGGCCGCCGCGAAGACGCGTTCACGGTCTGGTCGCGGGAGATCCTGCCCTTTGTCAACGAGTGCCTGCGTGATACCGATTACGTGCAGACCAGCAAGGCGGCGCTCAACCGCCTGGGCGTAATCGGCTCAGCCGAGATGCGCCTGCCGTTGACACCCTTGGATGCCACACGCTGGCAGGAGGTGGATGAGGCGCTTGCGTTCATTCCCGAAGCGCGGCTAAGAATTCAAGTGTAGCGGACTACGCACGATGAATTGGAGAACAAAGGCACCCCGGAGATGCCCACGTTGTACACGGGTCAAGTGAAACAGTCCGCACGAAAGCACTGGGCCGGTCGGAAGTACGTTCAGATCCGCCGGAACGGCTGACAGGTTGCAACCGTTCGTGCTGAGCCCGTCGAAGCATGAACGGTCGCTTCGCACCTGCCTAGCTGTTTGAATTCAGACAATTGAATGTGATGTGCCCATTCTTCGCACATCTCGCCCGCATGTGGCAAAGTGAACGGTATTGAAAGATTCGGGCCCAATAAGGAGACCGCTCATGGCCGATCCGGCGCAACAAATCGATGATTGGGTACACGCCCACCAAGA is from Chloroflexota bacterium and encodes:
- a CDS encoding dihydrodipicolinate synthase family protein, producing MTAPASQYADLAGNIPTIATPMRDGAVDHDSLRSLLAYIDPYVDGYLTCGSVGEGASLTLKERIDVIGTVASFRDTTGSRRTWFFGTSGTALPEIERLVAACVDHGVDALLTPQPSYFATSTPMPQQFFAAVAGMSDLPVVIYDNPYPTNYYLGTDEIIELAAANATIVGVKVTDPNVQKVSALKSRSDMLVYTGDDFIAWRMLCRGADGAMLAYPMILPETFARMYRLHQEGRREDAFTVWSREILPFVNECLRDTDYVQTSKAALNRLGVIGSAEMRLPLTPLDATRWQEVDEALAFIPEARLRIQV